One Peromyscus leucopus breed LL Stock chromosome 14, UCI_PerLeu_2.1, whole genome shotgun sequence genomic window carries:
- the LOC114695092 gene encoding probable E3 ubiquitin-protein ligase TRIML2, producing MHIRDLTGNSSHVFVIVNAKCYLERIESLLLQNLKPAQITDLSSCLILRMNKTLLRFQRRVTLDPDTAHPSLVLSEDPRSMRFGGIPQSVPDKPGRLDFSASVLGAESFNSGRHYWEVAVGQATQWQLGICDWTERKDSIPQASGNKFLLMGSMMGADYTFWIFPPLRKVCLGKQMFKVGVFLDCGCGQVSFYNVTEQSFIYSFSDLTFQGAVTPIFSLGVPSGGVSSDSLTVCLRSIPEMLLLALHLPVCETPDHKETRK from the exons ATGCATATAAGAGACTTAACTGGAAACAGTAGTCATGTTTTTGTCATAGTT AATGCAAAGTGCTACTTAGAAAGGATTGAATCTCTATTGCTTCAGAACCTAAAGCCAGCTCAGATCACAGACCTGAGTTCATGCCTGATACTAAGAATGAACAAAACACTACTGAGGTTCCAAAGACGTGTAACTTTGGACCCAGACACAGCTCATCCTTCCCTTGTCTTATCTGAGGACCCGAGAAGCATGCGATTTGGAGGTATTCCACAGAGTGTGCCTGACAAGCCAGGGAGACTTGACTTCAGTGCTTCCGTGCTGGGTGCCGAGAGCTTCAACTCAGGgaggcattattgggaggtggcTGTGGGACAGGCCACACAGTGGCAGTTGGGCATATGTGACTggacagagagaaaggacagcATACCCCAGGCTTCCGGAAATAAGTTCTTGCTCATGGGGTCCATGATGGGGGCCGATTACACCTTCTGGATCTTTCCCCCTTTAAGAAAGGTCTGTCTGGGAAAGCAAATGTTCAAAGTTGGAGTCTTCCTTGACTGTGGTTGTGGGCAGGTATCATTCTACAATGTGACAGAGCAGTCTTTCATTTATAGTTTCTCTGACCTTACCTTCCAAGGAGCAGTTACACCTATATTTTCTCTTGGTGTTCCAAGTGGAGGTGTGAGTTCAGACTCTCTTACTGTCTGTCTCAGATCCATTCCTGAAATGCTGCTGTTGGCTCTTCATCTTCCTGTGTGTGAAACCCCAGATCACAAAGAGACCAGGAAATAA